From a region of the Theobroma cacao cultivar B97-61/B2 chromosome 8, Criollo_cocoa_genome_V2, whole genome shotgun sequence genome:
- the LOC18591190 gene encoding serine/threonine-protein kinase tricorner isoform X1, with protein MDGGDGTVRLGALNLKAGRGVDLDPDVSVSSPVTRQKAAAAKQFIENHYKNYLQGLQERKERRRALQRRAEEAQVSSEEQEEMMRNLERRETEYMRLQRRKVGIDDFEQLTVIGKGAFGEVRLCRAKNTGEIFAMKKLKKSEMLSRGQVEHVRSERNLLAEVDSRCIVKLFYSFQDSDFLYLIMEYLPGGDIMTLLMREDILSEDVARFYVAESILAIHSIHQHNYIHRDIKPDNLILDRNGHLKLSDFGLCKPLDGKYSSILLEDEDLSSQESTSEAEVQSGSERPPWTMPKEQLQQWKRNRRALAYSTVGTLDYMAPEVLLKKGYGMECDWWSLGAIMYEMLVGYPPFCSDDPRITCRKIINWRTCLKFPDEPKITDEAKDLICHLLCDVETRLGTRGVEELKAHPWFKGVQWEKLYEIEAAYKPTVTGDLDTQNFEKFPEIDGPPSAIPQVGPWRKMLTSKDTNFIGFTFKKSDIVKSLESSDTDMRSNGPSKAPSLITLLGRIDLQETVIPEGEQKQET; from the exons ATGGACGGTGGAGATGGGACGGTGAGATTAGGAGCTTTGAACTTGAAAGCTGGTCGAGGCGTCGATTTGGATCCAGATGTCTCCGTTTCTTCTCCAGTAACCAGGCAAAAAGCGGCCGCCGCCAAACAGTTCATTGAGAATCATTACAAGAACTACTTGCAAGGGTTGCAAGAGCGTAAAGAAAG GCGGCGAGCACTGCAAAGGAGAGCAGAGGAAGCTCAGGTTTCGAGTGAGGAACAAGAGGAGATGATGAGGAATTTAGAAAGGAGAGAAACTGAATATATGAGGCTGCAAAGACGTAAAGTCGGAATTGATGATTTCGAACAATTAACTGTAATTGGAAAAGGTGCATTTGGCGAG GTAAGGTTATGTCGTGCTAAAAACACAGGAGAGATTTTTGCCATGAAGAAGTTAAAGAAATCAGAGATGCTTAGTCGTGGACAG GTTGAACATGTTCGTTCTGAGAGAAACTTACTTGCCGAGGTTGATAGCCGGTGTATTGTAAAGCTGTTCTATTCGTTTCAAGATTCTGATTTCTTGTACCTTATAATGGAGTATTTACCTGGTGGTGACATCATGACACTACTGATGAGAGAAGATATTCTTTCTGAAGATGTTGCACGATTCTATGTAGCAGAGAGCATTTTGGCTATTCATTCAATTCATCAACACAACTATATTCATAG GGACATTAAACCAGATAACCTGATACTAGATAGGAATGGGCATTTGAAGCTATCAGATTTTGGCTTGTGTAAACCCCTAGATGGCAAATATTCATCAATTTTGTTGGAAGATGAAGATTTAAGTTCCCAGGAATCTACGAGTGAAGCTGAGGTCCAGTCAGGCTCTGAAAGACCCCCTTGGACGATGCCAAAAGAACAACTACAACAATGGAAACGTAATCGTCGTGCATTG GCTTATTCAACTGTTGGAACTCTTGATTACATGGCTCCTGAAGTTCTACTAAAGAAGGGTTATGGGATGGAGTGTGATTGGTGGTCCCTAGGTGCAATCATGTATGAGATGCTCGTAGGCTATCCTCCATTTTGTTCTGATGATCCTCGGATAACATGCCGCAAG ATAATCAACTGGAGAACCTGCTTGAAATTCCCTGATGAACCAAAAATAACTGATGAGGCTAAGGATTTAATTTGTCACCTGCTTTGTGATGTTGAAACCCGCCTGGGCACCAGAGGTGTAGAAGAATTGAAG GCACATCCATGGTTCAAAGGTGTGCAATGGGAAAAACTATATGAAATTGAAGCTGCATATAAGCCAACAGTGACTGGAGACTTGGATactcaaaattttgagaagTTTCCTGAA ATTGATGGCCCTCCCTCCGCAATTCCACAAGTCGGACCTTGGAGGAAG ATGTTGACATCAAAAGATACCAACTTCATTGGATTTACCTTTAAGAAATCAGACATCGTTAAGTCACTTGAAAGTTCAG ATACTGACATGAGATCCAATGGACCTTCGAAAGCCCCATCTCTTATTACCTTACTAG GTCGGATTGATCTTCAAGAAACCGTAATACCAGAGGGAGAGCAGAAGCAGGAAACTTGA
- the LOC18591190 gene encoding serine/threonine-protein kinase tricorner isoform X2: MDGGDGTVRLGALNLKAGRGVDLDPDVSVSSPVTRQKAAAAKQFIENHYKNYLQGLQERKERRRALQRRAEEAQVSSEEQEEMMRNLERRETEYMRLQRRKVGIDDFEQLTVIGKGAFGEVRLCRAKNTGEIFAMKKLKKSEMLSRGQVEHVRSERNLLAEVDSRCIVKLFYSFQDSDFLYLIMEYLPGGDIMTLLMREDILSEDVARFYVAESILAIHSIHQHNYIHRDIKPDNLILDRNGHLKLSDFGLCKPLDGKYSSILLEDEDLSSQESTSEAEVQSGSERPPWTMPKEQLQQWKRNRRALAYSTVGTLDYMAPEVLLKKGYGMECDWWSLGAIMYEMLVGYPPFCSDDPRITCRKIINWRTCLKFPDEPKITDEAKDLICHLLCDVETRLGTRGVEELKAHPWFKGVQWEKLYEIEAAYKPTVTGDLDTQNFEKFPEIDGPPSAIPQVGPWRKMLTSKDTNFIGFTFKKSDIVKSLESSD, encoded by the exons ATGGACGGTGGAGATGGGACGGTGAGATTAGGAGCTTTGAACTTGAAAGCTGGTCGAGGCGTCGATTTGGATCCAGATGTCTCCGTTTCTTCTCCAGTAACCAGGCAAAAAGCGGCCGCCGCCAAACAGTTCATTGAGAATCATTACAAGAACTACTTGCAAGGGTTGCAAGAGCGTAAAGAAAG GCGGCGAGCACTGCAAAGGAGAGCAGAGGAAGCTCAGGTTTCGAGTGAGGAACAAGAGGAGATGATGAGGAATTTAGAAAGGAGAGAAACTGAATATATGAGGCTGCAAAGACGTAAAGTCGGAATTGATGATTTCGAACAATTAACTGTAATTGGAAAAGGTGCATTTGGCGAG GTAAGGTTATGTCGTGCTAAAAACACAGGAGAGATTTTTGCCATGAAGAAGTTAAAGAAATCAGAGATGCTTAGTCGTGGACAG GTTGAACATGTTCGTTCTGAGAGAAACTTACTTGCCGAGGTTGATAGCCGGTGTATTGTAAAGCTGTTCTATTCGTTTCAAGATTCTGATTTCTTGTACCTTATAATGGAGTATTTACCTGGTGGTGACATCATGACACTACTGATGAGAGAAGATATTCTTTCTGAAGATGTTGCACGATTCTATGTAGCAGAGAGCATTTTGGCTATTCATTCAATTCATCAACACAACTATATTCATAG GGACATTAAACCAGATAACCTGATACTAGATAGGAATGGGCATTTGAAGCTATCAGATTTTGGCTTGTGTAAACCCCTAGATGGCAAATATTCATCAATTTTGTTGGAAGATGAAGATTTAAGTTCCCAGGAATCTACGAGTGAAGCTGAGGTCCAGTCAGGCTCTGAAAGACCCCCTTGGACGATGCCAAAAGAACAACTACAACAATGGAAACGTAATCGTCGTGCATTG GCTTATTCAACTGTTGGAACTCTTGATTACATGGCTCCTGAAGTTCTACTAAAGAAGGGTTATGGGATGGAGTGTGATTGGTGGTCCCTAGGTGCAATCATGTATGAGATGCTCGTAGGCTATCCTCCATTTTGTTCTGATGATCCTCGGATAACATGCCGCAAG ATAATCAACTGGAGAACCTGCTTGAAATTCCCTGATGAACCAAAAATAACTGATGAGGCTAAGGATTTAATTTGTCACCTGCTTTGTGATGTTGAAACCCGCCTGGGCACCAGAGGTGTAGAAGAATTGAAG GCACATCCATGGTTCAAAGGTGTGCAATGGGAAAAACTATATGAAATTGAAGCTGCATATAAGCCAACAGTGACTGGAGACTTGGATactcaaaattttgagaagTTTCCTGAA ATTGATGGCCCTCCCTCCGCAATTCCACAAGTCGGACCTTGGAGGAAG ATGTTGACATCAAAAGATACCAACTTCATTGGATTTACCTTTAAGAAATCAGACATCGTTAAGTCACTTGAAAGTTCAG ATTGA
- the LOC18591192 gene encoding uncharacterized protein LOC18591192 isoform X3: MEGFRRIESRTTSEASASELTRGRSPEFAHQEQSPSLDSLVTESTSTEWTDEKHSLYLKSMEASFVNQLYDSMNFLGWNSQKEKLSGSKSSRQRHCNICTSSGQFKVLRGGSWKKINFERPGFQLNKTDGSHCFVASPWVQHFRSGSMSRVPASRSVQAEVSDQNFEDEELGEKACSDCSSKKLKTLVNDSCNDQVVP; encoded by the exons ATGGAGGGTTTCAGAAGAATTGAGTCTCGGACGACTTCAGAGGCTTCCGCCTCTGAGTTGACTCGTGGGAGGTCACCCGAGTTTGCTCACCAAGAACAAAGTCCAAGCTTG GATTCTCTGGTGACAGAATCTACCTCTACAGAATGGACAGATGAAAAGCATAGTTTATACCTCAAATCCATGGAAGCATCATTTGTTAACCAGTTATATGATTCTATGAATTTTCTTGGCTGGAACTCACAAAAGGAGAAGTTGTCAGGATCAAAATCATCCAGGCAGAGACACTGTAATATTTGTACCTCTTCTGGCCAG tttaagGTTCTTCGAGGTGGTAGCTGGAAAAAGATCAATTTTGAAAGACCTggatttcaactaaataaaacaGATGGCTCTCATTGTTTTGTGGCAAGTCCATGGGTCCAGCACTTCAGATCTGGATCTATGTCTCGTGTTCCAGCCTCCCGTAGTGTACAAG CAGAGGTGTCAGATCAGAACTTTGAAGATGAAGAACTAGGTGAAAAGGCATGCAGTGACTGCAGCTCCAAGAAGCTGAAAACTCTGGTAAACGATTCATGCAATGATCAG GTTGTTCCATAA
- the LOC18591192 gene encoding uncharacterized protein LOC18591192 isoform X2, producing the protein MEGFRRIESRTTSEASASELTRGRSPEFAHQEQSPSLDSLVTESTSTEWTDEKHSLYLKSMEASFVNQLYDSMNFLGWNSQKEKLSGSKSSRQRHCNICTSSGQFKVLRGGSWKKINFERPGFQLNKTDGSHCFVASPWVQHFRSGSMSRVPASRSVQGSASSKEVSDQNFEDEELGEKACSDCSSKKLKTLVNDSCNDQVVP; encoded by the exons ATGGAGGGTTTCAGAAGAATTGAGTCTCGGACGACTTCAGAGGCTTCCGCCTCTGAGTTGACTCGTGGGAGGTCACCCGAGTTTGCTCACCAAGAACAAAGTCCAAGCTTG GATTCTCTGGTGACAGAATCTACCTCTACAGAATGGACAGATGAAAAGCATAGTTTATACCTCAAATCCATGGAAGCATCATTTGTTAACCAGTTATATGATTCTATGAATTTTCTTGGCTGGAACTCACAAAAGGAGAAGTTGTCAGGATCAAAATCATCCAGGCAGAGACACTGTAATATTTGTACCTCTTCTGGCCAG tttaagGTTCTTCGAGGTGGTAGCTGGAAAAAGATCAATTTTGAAAGACCTggatttcaactaaataaaacaGATGGCTCTCATTGTTTTGTGGCAAGTCCATGGGTCCAGCACTTCAGATCTGGATCTATGTCTCGTGTTCCAGCCTCCCGTAGTGTACAAGGTAGTGCTTCATCCAAAG AGGTGTCAGATCAGAACTTTGAAGATGAAGAACTAGGTGAAAAGGCATGCAGTGACTGCAGCTCCAAGAAGCTGAAAACTCTGGTAAACGATTCATGCAATGATCAG GTTGTTCCATAA
- the LOC18591193 gene encoding coenzyme Q-binding protein COQ10 homolog, mitochondrial: MPPFLSTSKAVGSLISRRNGISHFVRHVKSGGHSREFDQFRWFSNIAGIKTPSVHPLIGSRKEESNFSFKSLCDKYALQSRPFLGCGDGEEGGVLSRVYEERIVMGYSPEQLFDVVAAVDLYHGFVPWCQRSDIIKRYPDGSFDAELEIGFKFLVESYVSHVELSRAKFVKSTASESSLFDHLINIWEFSPGPVPGTCNLYFLVDFKFQSPLYRQVASMFFKEVVSRLVSSFSERCRLIYGPGVPVLENSYGERA; this comes from the exons ATGCCGCCATTTTTATCGACCTCGAAGGCGGTCGGGTCCTTAATATCCCGTAGAAACGGGATTAGCCATTTCGTTAGGCACGTCAAGAGCGGAGGCCATTCTCGGGAATTCGATCAATTCCGATGGTTTAGTAACATTGCCGGTATCAAAACGCCGTCGGTTCACCCGTTAATCGGTTCACGCAAAGAGGAatctaatttttcatttaaaagcTTATGCGATAAGTACGCTCTCCAAAGTAGACCATTTTTAGGCTGCGGAGACGGCGAAGAAGGTGGCGTTTTATCGAGAGTGTACGAGGAGAGAATCGTCATGgg GTATTCGCCGGAGCAGTTATTTGATGTGGTTGCAGCTGTTGATTTGTATCATGGATTTGTTCCTTGGTGTCAGCGGTCTGATATAATTAAACGGTATCCGGACGGATCCTTTGATGCTGAACTAGAGATTGGTTTTAAGTTTCTGGTTGAGAGTTATGTTTCTCATGTAGAACTAAGCAGAGCAAAGTTTGTAAAG TCAACTGCATCTGAAAGTAGCCTTTTCGATCATTTGATAAACATTTGGGAATTCAGTCCTGGACCAGTTCCAGGAACTTGCAACCTTTACTTTCTTGTGGACTTTAAGTTCCAGTCACCGCTTTACCGGCAG GTGGCATCCATGTTCTTTAAGGAAGTCGTCTCACGACTGGTTAGCTCATTTAGTGAACGTTGCCGATTGATATATGGCCCTGGCGTTCCAGTACTCGAAAACTCTTATGGAGAAAGAGcatga
- the LOC18591192 gene encoding uncharacterized protein LOC18591192 isoform X4 has translation MEGFRRIESRTTSEASASELTRGRSPEFAHQEQSPSLDSLVTESTSTEWTDEKHSLYLKSMEASFVNQLYDSMNFLGWNSQKEKLSGSKSSRQRHCNICTSSGQFKVLRGGSWKKINFERPGFQLNKTDGSHCFVASPWVQHFRSGSMSRVPASRSVQEVSDQNFEDEELGEKACSDCSSKKLKTLVNDSCNDQVVP, from the exons ATGGAGGGTTTCAGAAGAATTGAGTCTCGGACGACTTCAGAGGCTTCCGCCTCTGAGTTGACTCGTGGGAGGTCACCCGAGTTTGCTCACCAAGAACAAAGTCCAAGCTTG GATTCTCTGGTGACAGAATCTACCTCTACAGAATGGACAGATGAAAAGCATAGTTTATACCTCAAATCCATGGAAGCATCATTTGTTAACCAGTTATATGATTCTATGAATTTTCTTGGCTGGAACTCACAAAAGGAGAAGTTGTCAGGATCAAAATCATCCAGGCAGAGACACTGTAATATTTGTACCTCTTCTGGCCAG tttaagGTTCTTCGAGGTGGTAGCTGGAAAAAGATCAATTTTGAAAGACCTggatttcaactaaataaaacaGATGGCTCTCATTGTTTTGTGGCAAGTCCATGGGTCCAGCACTTCAGATCTGGATCTATGTCTCGTGTTCCAGCCTCCCGTAGTGTACAAG AGGTGTCAGATCAGAACTTTGAAGATGAAGAACTAGGTGAAAAGGCATGCAGTGACTGCAGCTCCAAGAAGCTGAAAACTCTGGTAAACGATTCATGCAATGATCAG GTTGTTCCATAA
- the LOC18591189 gene encoding glutamate receptor 2.9, translating into MKELGSIQWPGGVQTVPKGWTSGDEEKPLKIGVPARGAFKQFVKVSYDQGKNGWYVTGFSIDVFKAVVKHLRYQLPYELVPFIGTYDEMVEEVYRKGLDAAVGDTDIMADRCQYAEFSQPYAESGLIMVVTVKQDKSEEVWMFMDTFSKRMWLITITMHIFIGCVIWLVEHENNPELDRFGAVLWFSVTLIFFAQREHLRSNLSRFVLAPWLFSILIITAGFTASLTSMLTISRLQPSVSDIETLLRTNAPVGYNGNSFIVRYLINVIGFKADNIKKIDSINDYPVAFKKGDIKAAFFVVPHAKVFLAKYCTGYTMTGPTFKLGGFGFVFPKGSPLTFDISEAILKVKESGEMRQLEEHLLSPSNCSSSTSITDGSSLGPQPFAALFFISGGVSAFAFLVTTLRLARRHIRRWAYAFHSQCYRNVASRFLFRNPVMRANNQGNMLMYIPL; encoded by the exons ATGAAAGAATTAGGCTCGATTCAGTGGCCTGGTGGCGTGCAAACTGTTCCAAAGGGATGGACTTCCGGTGATGAGGAGAAACCACTGAAAATAGGGGTTCCTGCTAGGGGTGCCTTTAAGCAATTTGTGAAAGTGAGTTATGATCAAGGCAAGAACGGTTGGTATGTTACTGGATTTTCAATTGATGTGTTCAAAGCAGTTGTTAAGCATCTGCGTTATCAATTGCCTTATGAATTGGTTCCTTTCATTGGCACATATGACGAAATGGTGGAAGAAGTGTATCGCAAG GGGTTAGATGCAGCAGTTGGAGATACAGATATAATGGCAGATAGATGTCAGTATGCAGAGTTCTCACAGCCATATGCTGAATCTGGACTTATTATGGTAGTCACTGTAAAACAAGATAAGTCAGAAGAAGTATGGATGTTCATGGACACCTTTTCAAAGAGAATGTGGCTAATAACTATAACAATGCACATTTTCATAGGATGTGTTATTTGGCTAGTTGAACATGAAAATAACCCTGAACTCGATAGGTTTGGGGCAGTGCTTTGGTTCTCTGTCACCCTCATATTCTTCGCGCAAA GAGAACATTTAAGGAGCAATTTATCTCGATTTGTGCTGGCGCCATGGCTGTTTTCTATTCTAATTATAACAGCAGGTTTCACTGCAAGCCTCACCTCCATGTTGACAATCTCACGCCTCCAACCATCTGTTTCAGATATTGAGACACTTCTGAGAACAAATGCACCAGTTGGCTATAATGGGAATTCGTTTATTGTGAGGTATTTGATCAATGTCATTGGTTTTAAGGCAGACAACATCAAGAAAATTGATTCCATTAATGACTATCCGGTCGCCTTTAAGAAGGGAGATATTAAAGCAGCTTTCTTTGTTGTCCCTCATGCAAAAGTCTTCCTTGCAAAGTATTGTACAGGGTACACCATGACAGGACCTACCTTCAAGCTCGGTGGTTTTGGCTTT GTGTTTCCGAAGGGTTCTCCTCTGACATTTGACATTTCGGAGGCAATCCTCAAAGTAAAGGAAAGTGGAGAAATGCGGCAACTGGAAGAGCACTTGCTCTCCCCCTCCAACTGCTCCTCCTCAACCTCTATAACCGATGGCTCAAGTCTAGGTCCTCAGCCATTcgctgccctatttttcatttcaggTGGAGTCTCAGCCTTTGCATTCCTGGTCACTACCCTGCGTCTGGCTAGAAGGCACATCCGTAGATGGGCATATGCATTTCACAGTCAATGCTACCGAAACGTCGCATCTCGCTTCTTGTTTCGAAACCCCGTCATGCGAGCAAATAACCAGGGCAATATGCTGATGTATATTCCATTGTAA
- the LOC18591192 gene encoding uncharacterized protein LOC18591192 isoform X1, which translates to MEGFRRIESRTTSEASASELTRGRSPEFAHQEQSPSLDSLVTESTSTEWTDEKHSLYLKSMEASFVNQLYDSMNFLGWNSQKEKLSGSKSSRQRHCNICTSSGQFKVLRGGSWKKINFERPGFQLNKTDGSHCFVASPWVQHFRSGSMSRVPASRSVQGSASSKAEVSDQNFEDEELGEKACSDCSSKKLKTLVNDSCNDQVVP; encoded by the exons ATGGAGGGTTTCAGAAGAATTGAGTCTCGGACGACTTCAGAGGCTTCCGCCTCTGAGTTGACTCGTGGGAGGTCACCCGAGTTTGCTCACCAAGAACAAAGTCCAAGCTTG GATTCTCTGGTGACAGAATCTACCTCTACAGAATGGACAGATGAAAAGCATAGTTTATACCTCAAATCCATGGAAGCATCATTTGTTAACCAGTTATATGATTCTATGAATTTTCTTGGCTGGAACTCACAAAAGGAGAAGTTGTCAGGATCAAAATCATCCAGGCAGAGACACTGTAATATTTGTACCTCTTCTGGCCAG tttaagGTTCTTCGAGGTGGTAGCTGGAAAAAGATCAATTTTGAAAGACCTggatttcaactaaataaaacaGATGGCTCTCATTGTTTTGTGGCAAGTCCATGGGTCCAGCACTTCAGATCTGGATCTATGTCTCGTGTTCCAGCCTCCCGTAGTGTACAAGGTAGTGCTTCATCCAAAG CAGAGGTGTCAGATCAGAACTTTGAAGATGAAGAACTAGGTGAAAAGGCATGCAGTGACTGCAGCTCCAAGAAGCTGAAAACTCTGGTAAACGATTCATGCAATGATCAG GTTGTTCCATAA